Proteins from a genomic interval of Colletotrichum higginsianum IMI 349063 chromosome 6, whole genome shotgun sequence:
- a CDS encoding Integral membrane protein, giving the protein MTSPDATPEPQPAAINYVAGFLLVGLAWGFTTPFIRRAAKDHNPPPHPVLESDAVRRSWLRSRIYGAFFGVLDLLRNPRYAVPLLINLTGSVWFFLLIGQAELSLTVPIVNTLAFLFTVIGDWWVESKVISRQTLVGMVLSLSGIALCVHSKTR; this is encoded by the exons ATGACATCACCGGACGCCACCCCCGAACCCCAGCCCGCGGCCATCAACTACGTCGCaggcttcctcctcgtcggtctCGCCTGGGGCTTCACGACCCCCTTcatccgccgcgccgccaaggaccacaacccgccgccgcacccGGTCCTCGAGTccgacgccgtccgccgGAGCTGGCTCCGCAGCCGCATCTACGGCGCCTTcttcggcgtcctcgacctgctgcgCAACCCGCGCTACGCCGTGCCGCTGCTCATCAACCTGACGGGCAGCGTCTGGTTCTTCCTGCTCATCGGGCAGGCCG AATTGAGTTTGACGGTGCCCATCGTCAACACCCTGGCCTTCCTCTTCACCGTCATCGGTGACTGGTGGGTCGAGAGCAAGGTGATTAGTCGAC AGACCCTGGTCGGAATGGTGCTGTCTCTTTCCGGGATAGCTTTATGTGTGCACAGCAAGACGAGGTAA
- a CDS encoding Phytanoyl-CoA dioxygenase, with translation MTVPSPEEGLTPEQLARFHRDGYLIIPGALSPETVGGLLSETHSLLDNFSLADHPMTRFSTGDKADHVGDDYFLSSGDKVRFFFEEDAFDDAGNLIKPKARAINKIGHYLHGLSPPFAAISDPNPSKVGAGPVKGKPCAVARSLGFRDPRCLQSMVICKQPEIGGAVPPHQDSTFLYTNPPSAVGFWYALEDATLENGCLSFLPGSHRWAPVTHRLVRKAGGGAGTEMVANDGPRFPPGEEYGGAGEEQDGKGGEYVPGEVKAGDLVLIHGNLLHKSEKNLSSKGRIIYTFHVIEAEGTAYDERNWLQPPEAGFTRLYAS, from the coding sequence ATGACCGTCCCCTCACCGGAAGAGGGTCTGACCCCGGAGCAGCTCGCCCGCTTCCACCGCGACGGCTACCTCATCATCCCCGGCGCTCTGTCCCCGGAGACCGTCGGGGGCCTGCTCTCCGAGACCCACTCGCTGCTGGACAACTTCTCCCTCGCGGATCACCCCATGACGCGCTTCTCCACCGGCGATAAGGCCGaccacgtcggcgacgactaCTTCCTCTCCTCGGGCGACAAGGTCCGCTTCTTTTTCGAGGAGGACGCTTttgacgacgccggcaaCCTCATCAAGCCGAAAGCCCGCGCCATCAACAAGATCGGCCACTACCTGCACGGCCTCTCGCCGcccttcgccgccatctcggacCCGAACCCGAGCAAGGTCGGCGCCGGACCCGTCAAGGGCAAGCCGtgcgccgtcgcccgcaGCCTGGGCTTCCGCGACCCGCGGTGCCTGCAGAGCATGGTCATCTGCAAACAGCCCGagatcggcggcgccgtgccCCCGCACCAGGACTCGACCTTCCTGTACACGAAcccgccgtccgccgtcggcttctggtacgccctcgaggacgccaCGCTCGAGAACGGCTGCCTGAGCTTCCTGCCGGGCTCGCACCGCTGGGCACCCGTGACGCACCGCCTCGTGCGAAaggccgggggcggcgccggcaccgagaTGGTGGCTAACGACGGCCCGCGGTTCCCGCCCGGCGAGGAGTacggcggcgcgggggaggagcaggacggcaagggcggGGAGTACGTCCccggcgaggtcaaggccggcgacctGGTGCTGATCCACGGCAACCTGCTGCACAAGAGCGAGAAGAACCTGAGCAGCAAGGGGCGCATCATCTACACGTTTCACGTCATCGAGGCGGAAGGCACGGCGTACGACGAGAGGAACTGGCTGCAGCCGCCCGAGGCCGGGTTCACCAGGTTGTATGCTTCCTAA
- a CDS encoding ABC1 family protein, which translates to MKAFSLFSLPLRRLATRRSWTCSECRAGPTAQQQQQQQYSRSSQRQQWFGNNATRGFSSTSTRAAVARAVPKNGSSGSGSGGGRKGGRVLLLASGGGAAAASALAFTDDIKHGYEAAERAGRVAAALAVCINDYRTTLNQKEKIEDPELQSRILKDCHQRCADRTLKVLEKNGGIFIKLGQHLSAMNYLLPQEWTNTFIPLQDKCPVSSFESIEEMFRNDIGTELWDYFSEFSNEPIGAASLAQVHTATVKETGMPVAVKVQHPGLGQWSQLDLALTRFTFSTLKRFFPEYDLEWLSAEMDVSLPKELDFREEERNANRTREHFAKLPEHPLVVPGVLWAKERILVMERVSGHRLDDLAYLDANGIDRDEVSACLARIFNEMIFGHDAPLHCDPHGGNLAIRKNESRRGLRGGHNFDIILYDHGLYRDIPRDLQRSYAKMWLAVIDGDMKRMRTYAKEVANINDEQFPLFASAITGRDWSVLNSEGSVLQTRTADEKKEMGDALQEGLIVDLVQLLGQVPRIILLILKTNDLTRSLDENLHTRQGPIRSFLILARYCTRTVFEEQLEDLKRRGSLLWPPNTFRLVSAWIGFLRVEVKLGAFELFLSVKRALGLKGVEFPAPGM; encoded by the exons ATGAAAGCCTTTTCCTTGTTCTCGTTGCCGTTGCGTCGCCTCGCCACCCGGCGATCATGGACATGCTCCGAATGTCGCGCCGGCCCGAcggcccagcagcagcagcagcagcagtatAGCCGGTCGTCACAACGCCAGCAATGGTTCGGCAACAACGCCACCCGTGGattctcgtcgacgagcaccAGGGCCGCTGTTGCGAGAGCGGTACCGAAGAATGGTAGCAGCGGTAGCGGTAGCGGTGGCGGCCGGAAGGGCGGCCGCGTGTTGCTTCTTGCTTCCGGTGGCGGCGCAGCGGCTGCGAGCGCTCTCGCCTTCACCGACGATATCAAGCACGGTTATGAGGCGGCGGAGCGCGCCGGTCGGGTCGCTGCCGCCCTTGCGGTGTGCATCAACGA TTACCGTACAACCCTCAACCAGAAGGAAAAGATCGAAGATCCCGAACTGCAATCCAGAATTCTGAAAGACTGTCACCAACGATGCGCCGATCGAACACTTAAGGTCTTGGAGAAGAACGGTGGCATCTTTATTAAGCTGGGCCAGCACCTT AGTGCGATGAACTACCTCCTGCCGCAAGAGTGGACCAACACGTTCATCCCCCTCCAGGACAAATGCCCCGTGTCGTCGTTCGAATCGATCGAAGAGATGTTCCGGAACGACATTGGCACGGAGCTGTGGGACTACTTCTCCGAGTTCTCGAACGAACCGATTGGCGCCGCGTCTCTCGCCCAGGTACACACCGCCACGGTGAAGGAAACGGGCATGCCCGTCGCTGTCAAAGTGCAGCACCCCGGCCTCGGTCAGTGGTCTCAGCTCGACCTGGCCCTGACACGGTTCACCTTCTCGACCCTCAAGCGCTTTTTCCCCGAGTACGACCTGGAATGGCTGTCCGCCGAGATGGACGTGTCGTTGCCGAAAGAACTGGACTtcagggaggaggagcggaaTGCCAACCGCACGCGGGAGCACTTTGCGAAGCTGCCGGAGCaccccctcgtcgtccctgGGGTCCTCTGGGCGAAGGAGCGCATCCTGGTCATGGAGAGGGTGTCGGGACACCGGCTGGACGATCTCGCGTACCTCGACGCCAACGGCATCGACCGTGACGAGGTCTCGGCCTGCCTCGCGCGCATCTTCAACGAGATGATCTTCGGCCACGACGCCCCCTTGCACTGCGACCCTCACGGCGGCAACCTCGCGATCCGCAAGAACGAGTCCCGGCGCGGCCTCCGCGGCGGCCACAACTTCGACATCATCCTGTACGACCACGGCCTCTACCGTGACATCCCGCGCGACTTGCAGCGCTCCTACGCCAAGATGTggctcgccgtcatcgacggcgacatgAAGCGCATGCGCACGTACGCCAAGGAGgtcgccaacatcaacgaCGAGCAGTTCCCGCTCTTCGCCTCGGCCATCACGGGCCGCGACTGGAGCGTCCTCAACAGCGAGGGCTCCGTCCTGCAGACCCGCACCGCCgatgagaagaaggagatgggCGACGCCCTGCAGGAAggcctcatcgtcgacctcgtccagctgctcggccaggtcccgcgcatcatcctcctcatcctcaagACCAACGACCTCACCCGCAGTCTCGACGAGAACCTGCACACCCGCCAGGGCCCCATCCGCTCCTTCCTGATCCTCGCGCGCTACTGCACGCGCACCGTGTtcgaggagcagctcgaggacctcaAGCGCCGTGGCTCGCTGCTGTGGCCGCCCAACACCTTCCGCCTCGTCTCGGCGTGGATTGGCTTCCTGAGGGTCGAGGTGAAGCTCGGCGCCTTTGAGCTGTTTTTGAGCGTCAAGAGGGCTCTCGGCCTGAAGGGTGTTGAATTCCCGGCCCCGGGCATGTGA
- a CDS encoding Proteasome A-type and B-type, protein MSGGSAYDRHITIFSEQGRLYQVEYAFKAITAANIMSIGVRGKDCAVVLSQKKVPDKLIDPASVSHLFQLSPSVGCVITGSIADARAFSQRAQGEAAEFRYKYGYEMPADALAKRLANISQVYTQRAYMRPYGVATTLISLDSEFGPQLFKCDPAGYYIGYKGTSAGPKQQEALNHLEKKLRNKDHAPGDWTEVVELAITTLSTVLSMDFKKGEIEIGIVGGPRADGKEGTDPGFRILTEDEIDERLQAIAEKD, encoded by the exons ATGTCGG GTGGCTCAGCTTACGACCGACACATCACCATCTTCTCGGAGCAGGGAAGATTGTACCAAGTCG AATATGCCTTCAAGGCAATCACAGCCGCCAACATTATGTCGATAGGCGTCAGAGGCAAGGACTGTGCCGTTGTCCTGTCTCAGAAGAAGGTTCCT GACAAACTCATCGACcccgcctccgtctcccaCCTCTTCCAGCTCTCCCCGTCCGTTGGCTGCGTCATTACGGGCTCCATCGCCGATGCGCGTGCCTTCTCCCAGCGTGCTCAGGGTGAAGCGGCCGAGTTCCGGTACAAGTACGGCTACGAGATGCCTGCCGATGCTCTGGCCAAGAGACTGGCCAACATCAGCCAGGTCTACACACAAAGG GCCTACATGCGCCCATACGGAGTGGCCACGACCCTAATCTCATTGGATTCTGAGTTCGGACCTCAGCTGTTCAAGTGCGACCCCGCTGGATACTACATCGGCTACAAGGGCACCTCAGCAGGCCCCAAGCAGCAGGAGGCTCTCAACCacctcgagaagaagctgcgCAACAAGGATCACGCCCCGGGCGACTGGACGGAGGTTGTCGAGCTTGCCATTACAACTCTCAGCACCGTCCTGAGCATGGActtcaagaagggcgagatCGAGATTGGCATTGTTGGAGGCCCCCGCGCGGACGGCAAGGAGGGAACGGACCCCGGCTTCCGGATCCTGACCGAAGACGAGATCGATGAGCGGTTACAGGCGATTGCGGAGAAGGACTGA
- a CDS encoding SUMO-conjugating enzyme: MSLCQNRLQEERSPECTISSWTSLTGYRKQWRKDHPFGFFAKPQRNAATGTLDLKVWECGIPGKEKTIWEGGLFKLTITFPEGKFVPPLFHPNVYPSGTVCLSILNEEEAWKPAITVKQILLGIQNLLDDPNPESPAQAEAYSLFKKDKAEYEKRIKRVVRENPAP; this comes from the exons ATGTCGCTGTGCCAGAACAGACTCCAGGAAGAGAG GTCGCCTGAGTGCACCATCTCGTCGTGGACGAGTCTGACAGGTTACAGGAAGCAATGGCGCAAAGACCACCCCTTTGGCTTCTTCGCTAAGCCCCAGCGTAATGCCGCGACGGGCACGCTCGATCTCAAGGTCTGGGAATGTGGTATTCCGGGCAAGGAGAAGACCATTTGGGAGGGCGGCTTGTTCAAGCTGACAATCACATTCCCTGAGG GCAAATTCGTCCCTCCCCTGTTCCACCCCAATGTCTACCCCTCCGGCACCGTTTGCCTGTCGATCCTGAACGAGGAAGAAGCGTGGAAGCCCGCGATCACGGTGAAGCAGATCCTGCTCGGCATCCAGAACCTGCTCGACGATCCTAACCCTGAGTCGCCAGCCCAAGCTGAGGCGTATAGTTTGTTCAAGAAGGACAAAGCGGAATACGAGAAGCGCATCAAGCGTGTCGTGAGGGAGAACCCGGCGCCCTAG
- a CDS encoding Pre-mRNA splicing factor: MTRVSVYSAALVAFVAATAMIIASITLPHWVTYSVTATDGNEFSKHIGLHRACSNLYDPPCQEFPTEELCSKNGERYFCSMWRSVGFLASFSTILHLASIVTFLVIMAGGKYKRETGWKILGGLLVFVGAVEFTLMGIVAYLYDNDEQFKVPGWGLDTSWVLCTISASVSVLCAVGLGISAFVLPPEEGYEFLNDPLP, translated from the exons ATGACACGGGTCTCCGTCTACAGCGCCGCCCTCGTGGCTTTCGTTGCCG cgacggcgatgatAATCGCATCCATCACGCTGCCCCACTGGGTCACCTACTCCGTCACAGCCACCGACGGCAACGAGTTCTCAAAACACATCGGCCTGCACCGCGCATGTTCGAATCTATACGACCCTCCATGCCAGGAATTCCCGACCGAGGAGCTGTGCAGTAAGAACGGCGAGCGGTACTTCTGCTCCATGTGGCGTTCCGTCGGCTTCCTGGCCTCCTTCTCAACCATCCTGCACCTCGCGTCCATTGTTACCTTTCTCGTCATCATGGCCGGCGGCAAATACAAGCGCGAGACCGGCTGGAagatcctcggcggccttctggtctttgtcggcgccgtcgagttTACGTTGATGGGCATCGTG GCATATCTCTATGACAACGATGAGCAGTTCAAGGTTCCCGGCTGGGGTTTGGACACCTCCTGGGTGCTCTGCACCATCAGCGCATCCGTCTCCGTTCTTTGCGCCGTTGGCTTGGGCATTTCTGCCTTTGTGCTCCCGCCAGAGGAGGGTTACGAGTTCCTCAACGACCCCTTGCCGTAA
- a CDS encoding Pex19 protein family: MEKDGSAAGAGTTGEAKPVVPAVEEKRPADVVDDVPDPDEDDLDDLDDMLDDFAAVNVNTKKPEQPVASSASGPGKPAAVAEDEVDEKTLEEMLSSDDFAKQLQAGMADLIGEFEKNVENPPSRPCSPPSTDLVLQPEMQAQFDNVFKQISAATGEAGSSEEQAHPRPTSSSSKAPASDPIADGSFQETIKKTMERMQASGQQATAAAAESSTEDLLAEMMKQFGEGNMEGGGGSEEEFSKMLMGMMEQLTNKEILYEPMKELNDKFPEWFEKNRAKTPAEDLKRYEEQQALVKEIVAKFEEKTYADSNSADREYIVDRMQKMQAAGSPPSDLVGDMPSAQDAFNGDESCNPQ; this comes from the exons AtggagaaggacggcagcgCAGCCGGCGCGGGGACGACGGGCGAGGCTAAGCCCGTGGTACCAGCCGTTGAAGAGAAGAGGCCGGCGGATgtggtcgacgacgtgccTGACCCCGACGAGGATGATCTGGACGACCTGGACG ACATGCTTGACGACTTCGCCGCGGTGAATGTAAACACCAAGAAACCCGAACAACCAGTCGCGTCTTCTGCGAGTGGTCCTGGAAAGCCCGCGGCAGTCGCCGAAGATGAGGTTGATGAGAAGACGTTGGAAGAAATGCTTTCATCCGACGATTTCGCGAAGCAGCTCCAGGCTGGCATGGCTGACCTGATTGGCGAGTTCGAGAAAAACGTAGAGAAccccccttctcgtccttgcTCGCCCCCATCAACTGACCTGGTATTACAGCCGGAAATGCAGGCGCAATTTGACAACGTCTTCAAGCAGATCAGCGCCGCTACAGGGGAAGCTGGGTCGTCTGAGGAGCAAGCGCACCCGCGGCCCACATCTTCCTCGAGCAAAGCCCCGGCCTCGGATCCGATCGCCGACGGATCTTTCCAGGAGACTATCAAGAAGACCATGGAGCGCATGCAAGCGTCGGGTCAGCAGGCTACAGCGGCCGCGGCAGAATCCTCGACCGAGGACCTCCTTGCCGAGATGATGAAGCAGTTCGGAGAGGGCAACAtggaaggcggcggcggcagcgaggaggagTTCTCGAAGATGCTCATGGGCATGATGGAGCAGCTCACTAACAAGGAAATCCTGTACGAGCCCATGAAAGAGCTCAACGACAAATTCCCCGAGTGGTTCGAAAAGAACCGCGCCAAGACGCCTGCGGAAGATCTCAAGCGGTACGAGGAGCAACAGGCTCTGGTGAAGGAGATCGTGGCCAAGTTTGAAGAGAAGACGTACGCAGACTCCAACTCAGCGGACAGAGAATACATCGTCGACAGGATGCAAAAG ATGCAAGCTGCCGGATCACCGCCATCAGACTTGGTTGGCGACATGCCATCGGCACAGGATGCGTTCAACGGAGACGAGAGCTGTAATCCGCAATAG
- a CDS encoding conidiation protein 6, producing the protein MPTEAQIAGGHKANINNPNTSEESKQNSKKILENEFNGGDVAKAGDDEQKNPGNVAGGLKATLKNPNVSDEAKESAKERLDNM; encoded by the exons ATGCCTACCGAAGCTCagatcgccggcggccacaaggccaacatcaacaacccaAACACCTCGGAGGAGTCCAAGCAGAACTCCAAGAAGATCCTCGAGAACGAgttcaacggcggcgacgtcgccaaggccggcgatgacgagcaGAAGAACCCCGGCAAcgttgccggcggcctcAAGGC CACTCTCAAGAACCCCAACGTCtccgacgaggccaaggagtcCGCCAAGGAGCGCCTTGACAACATGTAG
- a CDS encoding Sis domain-containing protein, translated as MGDQRHMEHRPVQTSAVYVLGATHGDSMPPPSPPSPPVSPPEEEFFEELEELSLGSPDDIPESDENCTKVQDRLHAATHVLKTEAAALRAVANLYETDPVARDGFNRTVAAVTRHKGEKGKLIITGVGKSGHIANKLVATFNSLSITSVFLNPIDALHGDLGIIQKHDILMFITFSGKTSELFSLLPHLEKPASLVILTGHTRPDTCELIKLRPDTILLPAPVHESETASFGVSAPTTSTTVALAVGDALAIAAAQELHPSVAQVFSRNHPGGAIGAAFRKPQTIIDLAVPWADIVDSDNLCADTSVGADLFRAAYDSASGWVRVGGDVASPSRIRKLATADFARRLGDIPGLMVPRAEMLSISSGTSIRRAVDFVRSMQGAADDGEYVCSSDSILAILDNGEMVGVLEVGKLLERRD; from the coding sequence ATGGGTGACCAGCGTCACATGGAGCACCGACCGGTGCAGACCAGCGCAGTCTATGTGCTCGGCGCAACTCACGGCGACTCAAtgccgcctccttctcccccttcACCACCGGTATCCCCACCTGAGGAGGAGTTTTTCGAAGAACTTGAGGAATTGTCCTTGGGATCGCCCGACGACATCCCCGAGAGTGACGAGAACTGCACCAAAGTTCAGGACCGCCTGCACGCCGCCACACATGTCCTCAAGACGGAAGCCGCGGCGTTGCGGGCTGTCGCCAATTTGTACGAGACAGACCCGGTGGCCCGGGACGGCTTCAACAGGACGGTCGCGGCAGTCACACGGCACAAGGGCGAAAAGGGCAAGCTCATCATTACGGGCGTGGGCAAGTCCGGCCACATCGCCAACAAGCTGGTGGCGACCTTTAACAGTTTATCCATCACATCCGTTTTCCTCAACCCCATTGACGCTCTCCACGGCGACCTGGGCATTATTCAAAAACACGACATTCTCATGTTCATCACATTCTCAGGCAAGACGTCGGAACTCTTCAGCTTATTACCACACCTCGAAAAACCCGCATCACTGGTCATCCTCACGGGGCACACGAGACCGGACACCTGCGAGCTCATCAAGCTCCGGCCGGACACGATCCTCCTGCCAGCGCCGGTCCATGAGAGCGAGACGGCGTCGTTCGGAgtgtcggcgccgacgacgtccacGACGGTTGCCCTGGCTGTGGGCGACgcgctcgccatcgccgcggcGCAGGAGCTGCACCCGAGCGTCGCGCAGGTCTTCTCGCGGAACCACCCGGGCGGCGCTATCGGCGCGGCCTTCCGGAAGCCGCAGACCAtcatcgacctcgccgtcccctgggccgacatcgtcgactcGGACAACCTGTGCGCGGACACGAGCGTCGGCGCGGACCTTTTCCGCGCCGCGTACGACTCGGCGTCCGGGTGGGTGCgtgttggcggcgacgtggcgtcgccgagcagaATCCGGAAGCTCGCGACGGCGGACTTTGCGCGGCGCCTGGGGGACATACCCGGGCTGATGGTGCCGCGGGCCGAGATGCTCTCCATCTCGTCTGGGACGAGCATACGGCGGGCCGTGGACTTTGTGAGGAGCATGCAGGGTgccgcagacgacggcgagtaCGTCTGCAGCTCCGACTCGATCCTGGCCATCCTCGACAACGGGGAGATGGTGGGCGTGTTGGAGGTTGGGAAGCTCTTGGAGAGGCGGGATTGA
- a CDS encoding Proteasome subunit alpha type 6, whose translation MSSAQKVPAWKRLGLKLKQPASGAEIGGPAPTEGSKPNGQQHHDRHASGPVANAANASPAAAAAAKRKRLEQQQNTPAYGSSPFKRTRTDNDSSSYATPTLRKQKSVTFAEDVKNPTAAAESNRKRSKGSKPAKTATQQPTADIKPSLEYLRTWKSSRDSWKFNKNHQTILMKRVFHTDSIPSSDIATFYEYIQDLKGFTRTRLKETAAEVKKEDAEKGKAAFPDGTPDMDSKQSEYEEVLAGLMQLGSGSGSKRKRFDEAAFVTQSTDVAITQRVVKRMRAETILAELSDSEDSDAMAIDTEEPAAAPAQAAAAQEESVDKRAKLNDGTKQSTARRRKRRTNVDSSSESSDSESDSDSDSDSDSDDSDNASEVQRQAAQREAETSSSSSSSSEAEDSSSEDDSEDEEEETTKKKGSKK comes from the coding sequence ATGTCCTCCGCCCAAAAAGTACCGGCCTGGAAACGATTGGGCCTCAAGCTCAAGCAGCCCGCATCCGGCGCAGAGATTGGCGGCCCTGCTCCCACCGAGGGATCGAAGCCCAACGGACAGCAACACCACGACCGGCACGCCAGCGGCcccgtcgccaacgccgccaacgcctccccggccgccgccgccgctgccaaaAGGAAACGTCTCGAACAACAACAGAACACCCCTGCGTACGGCTCCTCCCCCTTCAAAAGGACCCGCACCGACAACGACTCGTCAAGCTATGCAACCCCGACCCTGAGGAAGCAGAAGTCCGTCACCTTTGCCGAAGACGTCAAGAAcccaaccgccgccgccgaatcGAACAGGAAGAGGAGCAAGGGCTCCAAACCGGCCAAGACGGCGACCCAGCAGCCCACTGCCGACATCAAGCCCTCCCTTGAGTACCTCCGGACCTGGAAGTCGTCCCGCGACTCGTGGAAGTTCAACAAGAACCACCAGACCATCCTCATGAAGCGTGTCTTCCACACCGATTCCATCCCCTCGAGCGACATCGCCACCTTCTACGAGTACATCCAAGACCTCAAGGGCTTCACGAGGACCCGGCTgaaggagacggcggcggaggtcaagaaggaggacgccgagaagggcAAGGCCGCCTTCCCCGACGGCACGCCGGACATGGATTCGAAGCAGTCCGAGTATGAGGAGGTCCTGGCCGGCCTGATGCAGctcggctccggctccggctccaaAAGGAAGCgcttcgacgaggccgccttCGTGACGCAGTCCACCGACGTCGCCATCACCCAGCGGGTCGTCAAGCGCATGCGGGCCGAGACGATACTTGCGGAGCTGTCCGATAGTGAGGACAGCGATGCCATGGCCATTGACACGGAGGagccggcggccgcgccggcccAAGCGGCGGCCGCCCAGGAAGAGTCCGTTGACAAGAGGGCCAAGCTCAACGACGGCACGAAGCAGAgcaccgcccgtcgccgcaAGAGGCGCACCAACGTCGACTCGAGCTCCGAATCCTCCGACTCGGAGTCGGACTCGGATtccgacagcgacagcgactCGGACGACTCGGACAACGCGAGCGAGGTCCAGCGTCAGGCTGCCCagcgcgaggccgagacgtcgagcagctcgtcgtcgtcttcggaGGCCGAAGACAGCAGCAGTGAGGATGACagcgaggatgaagaggaggagaccaccaagaagaagggttcGAAGAAGTAG
- a CDS encoding asparagine synthase gives MCGIFACHRHPDVQKFKPTALKLAKAIRHRGPDWILCHERLSIVGVESGAQPLTNEDESIILAVNGEIYNHRLIRKSLKHTYHFKTGSDCEVVIPLYMEYGLDAPKHLDGMFSFVLYDKKNDRTIAARDPIGITTLYYGWSSKEPDAVYFASELKCLHSVCDKVEAFPPGHVYDSSTGKTTRYFEPSWWDPARVPETPLDLKLIREKLEKSVRKRLMAEVPYGVLLSGGLDSSLVAAIAQRETLRLKKAALEANGGALPMTENPDTGDGMVGIDDDNKLSTVTYLPQLNSFSIGLPGSPDNKAALEVAKFLGTKHHVMTFTIEDGLNALSDVIYHLETYDVTTIRASTPMYLLSRKIKAMGIKMVLSGEGSDEIFGGYLYFHAAPDKKAFHEETVRRVKNLHLADCLRANKSTSAWGLEARVPFLDKEFLEATMNIDPQEKMITKEKMEKYILRKAFDTSDEPGAEAYLPDNILWRQKEQFSDGVGYGWIDALKDNAEIQVTDEMMKNPKPEWGSDIPDTKEAYWYRLMFDEHFPPHCASTVMRWTPTWSKQSDPSGRAIAIHEKKYDDAA, from the exons ATGTGTGGCATCTTCGCTTGTCATCG TCACCCCGACGTCCAGAAATTCAAGCCCACGGCTCTGAAGCTTGCAAAGGC CATCCGTCACCGTGGCCCCGACTGGA TTCTGTGCCATGAGCGTCTTagcatcgtcggcgtcg AGTCCGGCGCCCAGCCCCTTACCAACGAGGATGAGAGCATTatcctcgccgtcaacggTGAAATCTACAACCACCGTCTGATCCGCAAGTCCCTGAAGCACACATACCACTTCAAGACCGGCTCTGACTGCGAGGTCGTCATTCCCTTG TACATGGAGtacggcctcgacgccccGAAGCACCTCGACGGCATGTTCTCCTTTGTTCTGTACGACAAGAAGAACGACcgcaccatcgccgcccgcgacccCATCGGCATTACCACCCTCTACTACGGCTGGTCATCAAAAGAACCCGACGCGGTTTACTTCGCCTCTGAGCTGAAGTGCCTGCACAGCGTCTGcgacaaggtcgaggccttccctCCCGGCCACGTCTACGACTCGTCCACCGGCAAGACCACAAGATACTTTGAGCCTTCTTGGTGGGACCCCGCCAGAGTCCCCGAGACACCCCTCGACCTCAAGTTGATCCGCGAGAAGTTGGAGAAGTCGGTCCGAAAGAGATTGATGGCCGAGGTGCCGTACGGCGTTCTTCTTTCCGGTGGTCTGGACTCCAGTCTCgttgccgccatcgcccaAAGAGAGACTCTGCGGTTGAAGAAGGCTGCTctcgaggccaacggcggcgctcTCCCCATGACGGAGAACCCCGACACTGGTGACGGCATGGTCGgtatcgacgacgacaacaagcTGTCGACGGTCACATATCTGCCCCAGCTCAACTCTTTCTCGATTGGTCTCCCCGGATCGCCCGACAACAAGGCTGCCCTCGAGGTGGCCAAGTTCCTCGGCACCAAGCACCACGTCATGACCTTCACgatcgaggacggcctcaACGCCCTGTCCGACGTCATCTACCACCTCGAGACCTACGATGTCACGACCATCCGtgcctcgacgccgatgtaTCTCCTCTCCCGCAAGATCAAGGCCATGGGTATCAAGATGGTGCTCAGTGGCGAGGGCAGTGACGAGATCTTTGGTGGCTACCTCTACTTCCACGCCGCGCCTGACAAGAAGGCCTTCCACGAGGAGACTGTCCGCCGCGTCAAGAACCTCCACCTTGCCGACTGCCTGCGCGCCAACAAGTCGACGTCTGCCTGGGGTCTTGAGGCCCGTGTGCCGTTCCTGGACAAGGAG TTCCTCGAGGCGACCATGAACATCGACCCCCAGGAGAAGATGATcaccaaggagaagatggagaagTACATTCTCCGCAAGGCCTTTGACACCTCGGACGAGCCCGGTGCGGAGGCGTACCTCCCGGACAACATTCTGTGGAGACAGAAGGAGCAGTTCTCGGACGGTGTCGGATACGGATGGATCGACGCTCTCAAGGACAACGCCGAGATCCAGGTCACGGacgagatgatgaagaaCCCCAAGCCGGAGTGGGGCAGCGACATTCCGGACACCAAGGAGGC GTACTGGTACCGTCTCATGTTCGACGAGCACTTCCCGCCGCATTGCGCCTCGACCGTTATGCGCTGGACCCCCACATGGTCCAAGCAGTCGGACCCCAGTGGCAG AGCCATTGCCATCCACGAGAAGAAGTACGACGATGCCGCATAA